The Niabella beijingensis genomic interval ACAGCATCCGCTTTGTACGCGCCGTTGTAAACTTCCATTCTTTCAATACCACACCTACAACTGCACTGAACAGCACCAGCAGGATCATGTGTATGGCCCAGCTGGAAAACTCATATTTACCCAGGTTCACATGTCCCAAACCGTAAAAGAAAAACTGGCCGTACCAGAAAAATCCGGTGAGCACGGCCATTAAATAATTAGTGGTCAACGCTCCTGTCACGGCAGCGCGTTTATATTCTCCAAAGGAGCGGTTTTTCCGGTGCAGGTATAAGGTATAAAACAATGTGGTTAAAAAAGCACCCGAATTGGAAAAAATATACACCGCATTCACCTGAAAATCCCCGGCGCCATGCGCAGCAGCAAGATCAGAAATGGGCTTCCCCGCATTAATGGCAAAACCATAAAAAGCAGAGAGGATACCGGCCAGTATACACAACGGTAATCCCTTTTTAAAAGAATACCCCTGTGTGATGCCCCGGCCTTCTTTTTCTTTCATCCATCCAGCAATACCACAGCATGCGATGCCTGCAGCGCCCAGAAAAACCCCGGTAAGGATCCAGCTGCCGCCACTGCCTTTTACCACACTGCCGATAGATCCATCCATTACAGGCGGGATCAATGTTCCTAAAACACAGGACAGTCCGACAGAGACCGCGTAGGTCAGTGAAAAACCGATATAACGGATCGCCATGCCAAATGCTGTTCCGCCAACGCCATAGGCCATGCCCAGCAGGAAGGATTGAATCATGGCACCACGTGGTGCTTCCTTCAACACCATATTCAGTGATGGTACTGTGATCATTGCCACCACTACCGGCAGGATCAGCCAGCAAACGGCCGCCTGTGCCAGCCAGTAGGTCTGCCAGGACCAGCCACGCACTTTTTTCTCAGGGGTATAACAAAGGGCCGCAGATGAAGCACCTACCCCGTGAAAAAATATACCGTTAAATAATTGCATTTATTTAAACCCTCGTTTTGAATCAACACTGATGAATGAACCTGTTACAGCTTCAGATCATAAAACCGGATCGCATTGCCGGCGTACACTTTTTCCAGTGCTTCACCCGGAAGCAATGACGACAGGGTACGCTTATACACCTCCCAGGTATCTACATAATCCCTGGCCAGTAACGATACCGGCCAGTCGCCACCGCAGAAACAACGGCCGGCACCGAAATACTCCAGGATAAATTCAATATAAGGCGTTACCTGTTCCGGGGTAAACTTCCCTGCACCGGCCACTGTTCCCAGACCTGAGATCTTTGCATAAATAGTTTTATTTTTTGCTGCCTCCTGCATCAATGCGCCCCATCGTCCGTAGCGTTCCCCGCTGCCGATGGGCGGTGCATTCAGGTGATCGAAAACCATACGCAGTTCCGGAACCTGCTCTGCTACATTTAAAATGGTTTCGATATGCTCCGGCAGTACACCCACCACATCATAAGGAATATTATGCGCCGCAAGCATTTTCAAACTCTCTATTACTGCTGGCTGCAACAACCATTGCGGATCCTTTTCATCATGAATCAGGTGGCGTACACCCACGAAATAATCATCTTTCAATAACCGCTCTTCCAGCAGTTTCGCTGTACGCTGTGTATCTGCCAATGGCAGCCAGCTGACCACGCCTTTGATCCAATCCGTATTCCGGGCTACTTCCAGCATGTGAAAGGAATCTTCCATCTGCACATCCGCCTGCACAAAAACCCCTGCATGAATACCAGCGGTTTTTCTTGCGGTATCCAGCTCCCCGATGGTATAGGAACGCTTTAATAATTCCGGTGCTCCCGACAACCAGTTATAAGATGATTGCTCCGTATCCCAGATATGTATATGTGTATCGATGATCATTTTGCTGTTATTTGTTTCCATTAATTGCTTTGTTTTACAATCAACTAAGATACTACAGCTCCTTCTTTTTGCAACTGATTTAATCCAAATTCTTTATCGATGGCCGCGGTATGTTCCCCCAGCAGCGGTGCGCCGGTTGTGCTGGTGAGCAACTGTCCGTCAATCTTAAACGGACAGCGGGTGGTTGTAATGGCGGTGCCATTGCTGTTCTTTACTGTCATTTCCATCTCCAGTTCCTTATAGGCCGGATGGTTCCTCAGTCCGGGATAATCCAGCACTTCCGAACACCAGATATCCGCCGGTTCCAGTATGGCCAGCCATTCTTTTGTGGTTCGCTGCTGCAAATGTGCGGCCAGCACCCGTTTGATCGCATCACGCTGGGTAAACCATTCATCACTGCTGGTATAAGCCAGCAGCGCATAACAATCCGTCAGCTGCCCGAGTTTTACTATATCCGTCATCGCCAGCGCCAGCCAGGAATCCGCTGTTCTATAGATGCCATAGGGGGCACCCACGTAGGGGTGTCCGCCGTTCACCTCGCTGCGCTGCGGCAGCTCGTTTCCATCGTTGTAATAACAGGTCAGCAATTCAAACTGGAAATCGAGCGCACTTTCCAGCATGCTCACCTGCACCGTTCCTCCTTCTCCTGAGACTATTTTCTGATACAGCAGGGATAAAATGCCCTGCGCAAGATGGGCCCCGGATAAAATATCCACGATCGAAACGCCCAAAGGTGTAGGGTTTTCATGCGCTGTGTTGTTCAGCAATGCAATACCGGTTGCCGACTGCAGCAACAGATCCTGTCCGGGCAGGTCCTTCCAGGGGCCTGCCGCGCCAAAACCGCTGATACTGCCATATACCACAGAAGAATTGAGCTGTTTTACCGTTTCATAATCCAATCCCAACCGCTCCATTACTCCGGGGCGGAAATTATGAATGACCACATCGGCGCGCTTCAGCAGTTTTTTTATTTTAATAAGATCCGCAGCATTTTTCAGATCTGCCGTATAACTTTCCTTACTCCGGTTGATCGCCTGGAAGATCGAGGATTCGCCGTCAATAACCACATCCGACACGTACAACTCACGGCAGATATCGCCGGTAACGGGGCGCTCTACCTTTATCACTCTTGCTCCAAGATCCGCCAATGTTAAGGATGCTGATGGCCCGGAAAGGAACTGGCTGAAATCAACTACCAGAATATCGTTTAAAAAGTTCATCTACCCCTCCATTAAATGATTAATGATCGCTGCTCTGTCGGCACCTAATGCCGGTGCGGTCTTTGCCGAAACCAGTCTTTTGCCGTTCAGTATGATCGGACATCTTGTGGTCCGGATTGTTTTGCCACCCGCCTGTAATTCCTGTTCCATTTTTAGCACTTTGTATCCCTCGGTCTGGTCAAGCTCTTTCCAGCTATAAACTGCAGCGGCCCATAATCCATTCCTGTGCAGGCGCTCCAGCCAATACCGGGTCGTATTCGTTTTCAATTTCTTTGCGATCAGTGTTTTTATCTCATCCCGTTTCTGAAAAACATCTTCCTGCCGGTATGTATTCAACTCGCTCCAACCCAGTGCCGCCGCCAGGTCCCGGAGTTCCATCATTGCCAGCGAAATAAAATGATCCGCTGTTTTATAGATCCCATAAGGCGCGCCCAGCAAGGGGTTCCCGTTATTCACCTTACTGCGGTGAATGCCGTTTTTACTGTGAAAGAATGTGGTAAATAATTCAAACTGCATACCGATAGCAGATTCGATCAGGCTGAGCTCAATATAAGCACCTTTTCCCTCACGTTGTCTGCGGATCAATGCCCCCAGCACGGCCTGCACAAGGTGGATGCCGCTGATCGTATCCACCGCGGACAAACCAAACGGAACCGGCGCACCGCCTCCGCTTCCTGTAGTATAGGCAAGACCCGACAGGGACTGTACCAGCAGGTCCTGTCCCGGTTTTTGAGCCCAGGGGCCTTTGCGGCCAAAGCCCGTGATCTCGGCATAAATAATTTTTTCATTAACGGCTTTTGCATCCGCATAAGTCAATCCTATTTTTTCCATCACGCCCGGCCGGAAATTATGCGTGATGATATCCGCCTTCCGGATCAGTTTTTTAACGAGCGCCAGGTCCTCCTTATTTTTCAGATCTGCCGTAAAACTTTCTTTATTCCGGTTGATGGCATGAAAATTCAGCGCGTCATCGTCTATCCATAAATTCTTTACAGCCAGCTTCCGGCAGGGATCGCCGCCCTGCGGCCGTTCAATTTTTATAACGCGGGCCCCGAGATCCGCCAGTCGCAGACCGGCTGAAGGACCGGACAAATACTGGCTGAACTCCAGCACAATCAATCCGTTTAAGGGTAATTGGTTCATAGGATCGCTTCCGGTTTTAAACTTTCCGAATAAAGTGTATTTAGTTTAGTGAGTACCGTTTGCGGCGACGGGATATTTCCTTTTAAATATTCCTGGATGTAAAAACCTCCGGCATCCTGGAAATGCAGGTAGCCGTGATAACGCGGGCGCACATAAGCCTTCTCAAGTGTGGACCGGGTATTTTTAAAGAACCCGTTGCACACCCGGTTATTCACCATATCGTCGTATCCAAAATCATACCCCGGTTGTCCGCCGGTTAAAATATATTCAGTACCCTGCCATTCCGGGGTACATACAAATTGTGCAAAATCCACTGCAACCGACGGGTGGCTGCTGTACGCTGAAACGGCGATACCCGTACCGCCCAATGTGGTTTGCAGCGATTTTCCGTTAAATGCCGCCACATCCGCGTAAATCAGCAGTTGCCGGCTGTAATGCCTTCTTGAATAATTGGAATACCCATAGGCAAAGGGGCAATACCAGTAATCATCGGATTGACTCATTGTTTCTGCAACCGCTATGGGATTCATGGAGAAAAAACGGTGGTCCAGCAGGCTGTAAAATGCTTTCATGGTGTTTAATGCGGCAACACCTGTCATTGTATTTATCACTTCTCCGTTTTCAAACAGACCGCCACCATGTGCCTGGCAAAAAGTATAAAAGTTCATCAACAGGTCGATCGGTATGGCCGGTGCTGCTGCTTTTCCTTTTTCCGCAATGGCCATTACCTCTTCCCAGGTTTGCGGTGCCGGAACCTCTTGTTGCGCCAACAGATCCGGACGCATACTCGCTACCGGTGTTGCCGCATCAATGGCCAGTGCCCATTGTCTGCCGTCGTAAGCATAACTGTCGTGAGAGGCTCCGACTGAGTGTGCCTGTAATGTTTTTAAAAATTCTTCCGGCAGGTATTCGTTCAGTGGCAGCACACACTTGGTTACAGAAGCACTGCCCGCCCAGGGATGATCGATGATCAGCAGGTCGTAGCTTTCTGTCAGTTTTTCAATGGAATAATCCGCGAAGTCCTGCAGACTGCGTTTTTCCCACAGCACTGCTACATCCGAATGCCGTTCGCTGAAGCGCTGGGCCGCCGCCTGAAGGGGTACTATACCACGGCTGTGATCCCAGGTGATGCCTTTTAATACCACCCTATCCATGCTGCTCCTTTTTTTCAACCAGTAATAAATGTTCACAGACCATTACCAGCTGGCCTTGCTGGTTATGGACTTCCAGCAATTCTGAAACAAGACCATAACCCGGTTTTTTATGCTCCTTTTTTTCTTTAATAGTAATAGTCGTTCTTATGGTATCATTAATAAATACAGGGGCAACAAACCGCAACCGCTCATAACCGTAGGTCATAGCCACCTCGTTGATCACTCCGGCGCTCAGTCCTACCGCAACACTAAAGACCAGTGTACCATGCGCGATCCGCTGTTGAAAGGGTTGTGTCTTGCACCACTCTGCATCCATATGATGCGGATAGAAATCGCCGGTTTGTCCGGCATGCAATACAATATCAGCCTCCGTAATGGTTCTTCCGGTAGTGGTCCGCTTCTCCCCCGGCACAAAATCTTCAAAATATATCTTTACAGCCATATGACAGCATTTAGTGGCTACCGGGCGCAATATTACCTTTTACCAACAAATCGAAAATAGATCGAATCACTTAGCGGGGAAATGTTAGGATTCACTAAGCTAATGGAAGATTTTACTATGAGGTATAACGACTCATGTATCTTAGGATCCCCTTCTGTTCTTCACCAATAATCGGCCGTGCCACTGGCACTCTTTCTTTTATTTCCGCGATCCCGGCTCCGGAATAAATTCCGGAGCTTACAGACCCGGCAGGCCGACGGCCCTTTACACTGTACAATAATATTTCATTATAATTACGTTCGGGCAAGAAGCGAAACCCTATCATTTTAAAAATAACGGACTTCAGTTCGTTGCACAGAAGCATCAAAAAAACCGGGAGCCGCAGGCCTGGTATATACAACCCAGGACTCGATGCAAGATCCATCATAACGCCGGCTTCCTTTCTTTATTCCCGCATTTCCAGATCCGGCGGGCTGATGGCCCTTGACGCCTGGCGCCAGATCTTAGAGCGATTATAGGTTCTTACAAAAGGCATCGCCTTTTCTTATTTTAAAACAACGAACTTCTGTTCGTTGTACAGAGCATCATAGAAGAACTGAGAGCCGTAGGCTCGGTGCATATAAACCCTATCATCCAGGCCCAAATAAAAAAGCGGTATCAAAAGTGATTCTGATACCGCAACTAACTGTTAAATTTTCATCATCATTTATCGTCTCTGCTCATAGAATAAGGCACATCCGTATCAGCAGTACCCCGTGTTTTATTGGGTTGTGCACCCATTGTAAAGTTGATAACGGCTCCTTTCTGAAGCGTGCTAAAACCAAACCAGCTTTTGGTATAAGTCTGCCCGTTAAAAGTGGCCGACTGTACATAACGGTTCTGGTCACTATTGCCCGGGGCATTGATAACGATCTTTTTGCCGTTTTCCAGGTGTACCGTGGCTTTTTTAAACAATGGTGCTCCTACCACATATTGATCTACTCCCGGTGTTACCGGATAGAATCCAAGAGCTGAGAACACATACCAGGCACTGGTTTGCCCGTTGTCTTCATCCCCGCAATAACCATCCGGCGTCGGCTTATACATGCGGTTCATTGTTTCCCGCACCCAGTATTGCGCCCTCCAGGGCGCACCGGCATAGTTATACAGGTAGATCATGTGTTGTATCGGCTGGTTGCCATGTGCATACTGTCCCATGTTGGCGATCTGCATCTCCCGGATCTCATGGATCACGCCCCCATAATAACTGTCGTCAAAAACCGGGGGCAGACTGAATACATTATCCAGCTGTTTTACAAAATTGGGTTTGCCTCCCATCAGATCAATCAGGCCCTGTATATCATGAAACACGCTCCAGGAATAGTGCCAGCTGTTTCCCTCTGTAAAAGCGTCTCCCCATTTATAAGGGTTGAAGGGGCTCTGGAATTTGCCATCCTTGTTCTTACCCCGCATCAGGTGGTGCTCCGGATCAAAAAGATTTTTATAATTCTGTGAACGTTTCTTATACAGGTCCAGCTCTGTCTTTGGACGCCCAAGGGCTTTCCCCAACTGATAGATGGTAAAATCATCATAGGCATATTCCAGTGTCCGCGCTGCATTTTCGTTGATCTTTACATCATAGGGCACATAACCCAGTTCATTGTAATACTCCACACCTCTGCGGCCGGTGGCCCTTGGCCCTTCATTATTGGCCCCATGCAGTAACGCTTCGTACAGGGTATTGATGTCATATCCTCTTAGTCCTTTTAAATAAGCATCGGAAACTACGGATGCGGAGTTATTACCCACCATCACATCCGAATAGCCCGGGCTGCTCCATTCCGGCAGCCAGCCTCCTTCTTTGTAATCATTTACCAGTCCTGCCTGCATTTCTTTATTGATGGACGGATACAGGAAATTGAGGAAGGGATACAGTGCCCGGAAGGTATCCCAGAAGCCGGTGCCGGAGAAGCGGTAACCGGGAAGGACCTTGCCGTTGTGCGGACTGTAATGCACCACCTGGTTGGAGGCATTCAGCTCATACATTTTATGCGGGAAAAAGAGGGTCCGGTACATCGCCGAATAGAAGGTACGCAGCTGATCGATGGAAGCACCTTCGATCTCGATCTTTCCCAGGCGGTCGTTCCAGGACCTTTTTGCTTTGGCCATGGTCTGTTCAAAGCCATCTGCCGCCAGTTCGCGTTTCAGGTTCAGTTCCGCCTGTTCAAAACTGATGAAAGAGGTCCCGATCTTCATGTTTACTTTTTCACCTTTGCCGGTCTTAAATCCAACAATGGCGCCGCTGTGATCGGTGGTAATTTCCAACTCCGACTCATTGAGCTTATTGCCCTCCCAGGTATGGGCGCTGGCAAACGGTTTATCGAAACAGATCACGAAAAAGTTCTTAAAATCCGGCAGTGGTCCGCGGGCATGTTTGGTGGAATACCCGATGACCTTTTTTTCTGCGGGGATGATCTTGATATAGGAGCCTTTGTCAAACGCATCGATCACCACAAAAGAACTGTCGGTCTTTGGGAAAGTGAAGCGGAACTGCGCGGCCCGTTCGGTGGGTGTAAACTCGGTGGTTACGTCATGATCGGCCAGGTATACGCTGTAATAATAGGGTTTAGCAATCTCTGCCTTG includes:
- a CDS encoding GH92 family glycosyl hydrolase; translation: MKMIARCALLLLAGGFSLLLHAQKNDPVELVNPLMGTQSKPSLSNGNTYPAVGVPWGMNLWSAQTGKMGDGWMYTYDADKIRGFKQTHQPSPWMNDYGQISIMPVTGKMVFEQDARASWFSHKAEIAKPYYYSVYLADHDVTTEFTPTERAAQFRFTFPKTDSSFVVIDAFDKGSYIKIIPAEKKVIGYSTKHARGPLPDFKNFFVICFDKPFASAHTWEGNKLNESELEITTDHSGAIVGFKTGKGEKVNMKIGTSFISFEQAELNLKRELAADGFEQTMAKAKRSWNDRLGKIEIEGASIDQLRTFYSAMYRTLFFPHKMYELNASNQVVHYSPHNGKVLPGYRFSGTGFWDTFRALYPFLNFLYPSINKEMQAGLVNDYKEGGWLPEWSSPGYSDVMVGNNSASVVSDAYLKGLRGYDINTLYEALLHGANNEGPRATGRRGVEYYNELGYVPYDVKINENAARTLEYAYDDFTIYQLGKALGRPKTELDLYKKRSQNYKNLFDPEHHLMRGKNKDGKFQSPFNPYKWGDAFTEGNSWHYSWSVFHDIQGLIDLMGGKPNFVKQLDNVFSLPPVFDDSYYGGVIHEIREMQIANMGQYAHGNQPIQHMIYLYNYAGAPWRAQYWVRETMNRMYKPTPDGYCGDEDNGQTSAWYVFSALGFYPVTPGVDQYVVGAPLFKKATVHLENGKKIVINAPGNSDQNRYVQSATFNGQTYTKSWFGFSTLQKGAVINFTMGAQPNKTRGTADTDVPYSMSRDDK
- a CDS encoding L-rhamnose/proton symporter RhaT, with amino-acid sequence MQLFNGIFFHGVGASSAALCYTPEKKVRGWSWQTYWLAQAAVCWLILPVVVAMITVPSLNMVLKEAPRGAMIQSFLLGMAYGVGGTAFGMAIRYIGFSLTYAVSVGLSCVLGTLIPPVMDGSIGSVVKGSGGSWILTGVFLGAAGIACCGIAGWMKEKEGRGITQGYSFKKGLPLCILAGILSAFYGFAINAGKPISDLAAAHGAGDFQVNAVYIFSNSGAFLTTLFYTLYLHRKNRSFGEYKRAAVTGALTTNYLMAVLTGFFWYGQFFFYGLGHVNLGKYEFSSWAIHMILLVLFSAVVGVVLKEWKFTTARTKRMLFAALLVLLLSVVLLTYGNYKGGT
- a CDS encoding amidohydrolase family protein, which gives rise to METNNSKMIIDTHIHIWDTEQSSYNWLSGAPELLKRSYTIGELDTARKTAGIHAGVFVQADVQMEDSFHMLEVARNTDWIKGVVSWLPLADTQRTAKLLEERLLKDDYFVGVRHLIHDEKDPQWLLQPAVIESLKMLAAHNIPYDVVGVLPEHIETILNVAEQVPELRMVFDHLNAPPIGSGERYGRWGALMQEAAKNKTIYAKISGLGTVAGAGKFTPEQVTPYIEFILEYFGAGRCFCGGDWPVSLLARDYVDTWEVYKRTLSSLLPGEALEKVYAGNAIRFYDLKL
- a CDS encoding CaiB/BaiF CoA transferase family protein, with the translated sequence MNQLPLNGLIVLEFSQYLSGPSAGLRLADLGARVIKIERPQGGDPCRKLAVKNLWIDDDALNFHAINRNKESFTADLKNKEDLALVKKLIRKADIITHNFRPGVMEKIGLTYADAKAVNEKIIYAEITGFGRKGPWAQKPGQDLLVQSLSGLAYTTGSGGGAPVPFGLSAVDTISGIHLVQAVLGALIRRQREGKGAYIELSLIESAIGMQFELFTTFFHSKNGIHRSKVNNGNPLLGAPYGIYKTADHFISLAMMELRDLAAALGWSELNTYRQEDVFQKRDEIKTLIAKKLKTNTTRYWLERLHRNGLWAAAVYSWKELDQTEGYKVLKMEQELQAGGKTIRTTRCPIILNGKRLVSAKTAPALGADRAAIINHLMEG
- a CDS encoding MaoC family dehydratase is translated as MAVKIYFEDFVPGEKRTTTGRTITEADIVLHAGQTGDFYPHHMDAEWCKTQPFQQRIAHGTLVFSVAVGLSAGVINEVAMTYGYERLRFVAPVFINDTIRTTITIKEKKEHKKPGYGLVSELLEVHNQQGQLVMVCEHLLLVEKKEQHG
- a CDS encoding CaiB/BaiF CoA transferase family protein, with the translated sequence MNFLNDILVVDFSQFLSGPSASLTLADLGARVIKVERPVTGDICRELYVSDVVIDGESSIFQAINRSKESYTADLKNAADLIKIKKLLKRADVVIHNFRPGVMERLGLDYETVKQLNSSVVYGSISGFGAAGPWKDLPGQDLLLQSATGIALLNNTAHENPTPLGVSIVDILSGAHLAQGILSLLYQKIVSGEGGTVQVSMLESALDFQFELLTCYYNDGNELPQRSEVNGGHPYVGAPYGIYRTADSWLALAMTDIVKLGQLTDCYALLAYTSSDEWFTQRDAIKRVLAAHLQQRTTKEWLAILEPADIWCSEVLDYPGLRNHPAYKELEMEMTVKNSNGTAITTTRCPFKIDGQLLTSTTGAPLLGEHTAAIDKEFGLNQLQKEGAVVS
- a CDS encoding ABC transporter substrate-binding protein gives rise to the protein MDRVVLKGITWDHSRGIVPLQAAAQRFSERHSDVAVLWEKRSLQDFADYSIEKLTESYDLLIIDHPWAGSASVTKCVLPLNEYLPEEFLKTLQAHSVGASHDSYAYDGRQWALAIDAATPVASMRPDLLAQQEVPAPQTWEEVMAIAEKGKAAAPAIPIDLLMNFYTFCQAHGGGLFENGEVINTMTGVAALNTMKAFYSLLDHRFFSMNPIAVAETMSQSDDYWYCPFAYGYSNYSRRHYSRQLLIYADVAAFNGKSLQTTLGGTGIAVSAYSSHPSVAVDFAQFVCTPEWQGTEYILTGGQPGYDFGYDDMVNNRVCNGFFKNTRSTLEKAYVRPRYHGYLHFQDAGGFYIQEYLKGNIPSPQTVLTKLNTLYSESLKPEAIL